The genomic window CGGGTGGAGAAGCTCTCCCTTGGATGTCAGGCCCTTTGGGAACTCCTCAGAGACCATACCTCCCTCACCGAAGATGATCTGGTGATTAAGATGACCGAGATTGATCTGCGAGATGGCAAGTTGGATGGAGAAATGGGCAAGCAAATTCTTACTTGCCCCAATTGCAGGCGAAATAGTAGCTCTAAACGGCTTGCCTGTCTTTACTGTGGCTACGCCCTCCCTAAAAACCATCTTTTCGGTTAGGGAGTGCATCCGATTCGCTATGGGCGTTTGCGCGCAAGAGTTTAAGTTCCAATTCCCAGCAATGTGCCCACCGATCGACCAATATTCTTAGGCTCCATAGCATCCATCGCCGCAGTCGGCTCATACCCGCAATGCACCATGCAATCGGCGCAATGGGGATTGCCACTGGCCCGCCCATACTGACTCCAATCCGTACTATCTAGCAATTCCTGATAGGTGTTCACATGCCCCTCATTCAGGAGATAGCAGGGTTTCTGCCAACCCAAAACGCTGTAGCTGGGCATGCCCCAGGGGGTACATTCGTAGTCCCGTTCTCCCATCAGAAAGTCCAGGAACAAAGGGTTGTGATTGAAGTTCCAGGCTTTCTGGCCTGCTCTATAGGGAGCCATAATCTCTCGGAACAATCCTCTTGTTTGCTCCCGCTTCAGAAAATGATCCTGATCTGGAGCCCACTCATAGCTATATCCCGGAGATACCATCATGCCATCCACCCCAAGGGTAGCCAGAAAATCAAACAACGCTTGAATTTCTTTCGGATCAGTGCCCTCAAAAATAGTGGTATTAGTCGTGACTCGAAATCCTTTGGCCTTCGCTGCTTTGATCGCCTGAACTGCCGTTTCAAAAACCCCTTTACGATCGACACAGTGGTCATGGAGTTCTTGCAGACCGTCTAGATGAACACTGAAGGAAAAGTAGGGAGAAGGTTGGAACTTATGCAGACTTTTCTCCAAAAGAATTCCATTTGTACAGAGATAAACGAACTTACGTCGTTCTACCAATCCCCGTACAATCTCATCAATCTGGGGGTGGAGAAGCGGTTCCCCCCCAGGAATAGCTACCACTGGGGCTCCACACTCCTCAGCAGCCTTGAAACAGTCTTCGGGTGATAAATTTTGCTTCAAGATTTCTACCGGATGCTGAATCTTGCCACAACCGGTACAGGCCAGATTACAACGAAACAGGGGCTCCAGCATCAGGGTCAGGGCAAACTGAGTCCGCCCTTTCAACCGTTGCATAACCAAATATTTGCCAACTTCAAGAGCCTGTTGCCAGTGAATTCCCATCAATGTCCTCCCACCACTTAAATACTTGTCATGTAATGACCAATGACTAATAACCCATGACTAATCCACATATCCCCGTTCGACAAACCAGGCCACAGCATCTTTCAGTGCGGTCTCCAAGGGCGTTTGGGGCAAACCCAACTCATCGATCGCCTTTGATGCATCATAGTACATAAACTGACCTGCCATCCGCACCCCATCCAACGGAACAGCAGGGGGTTTTCCCAGGGGTGCAAGCAGCCGTTCGTCCACCCAAGCCGCCGCCAAAGGTAACCAAGGGGGAATGGCATAGCGCGGAGCCGGGTATCCAGTCAAATCAGCCAAAGCCTCCAGGAACGCTTTCAAGGAGAGGTTTTGGTGGCCCAGAATATATCGTTCCCCGGATCGCCCTTTTTCCAGAGCCAGGAGGTGCCCCTTCGCCACATCCCGCACATCAATAAAGTTGAGCCCGGTATGAAGGTAACCAGGCATCTGCCGTCTGAGGAACCGCAGAATAATATCTCCCGTTGGCGTGGGCTTGATATCCCAGGGACCGATCGGCGTGGTTGGGTTGACAATCACCACTTCCTGACCAGTTGCCACCGCCTGTCTGGCCTCCTGTTCAGCCAGGAATTTGGATTTCTTATAGTGGCCCACCAGTTTATCGACAGGGCTCTGATACGCCTCATCCACAGGTACCCCCGCAGCACCAACCCCGATCGCAGCCACGGAACTGGTATAAATTGTTCGAGCGATGCCAGCTCGTTGAGCCGCAGCCAAAACATTGCGGGTACCCAACACATTATGGTGATAGAGCATCTCCCGGTCTGCCTGCCAGAGGGAATAATGGGCAGCAACATGGAACAGAACCTGGCAACCTGCCATCTTCCCATCTAAATCTGAATCATTGAGATTTCCTTGCACCAAGGCCACATCTAACCCCTGAAGATTATGGAGCGCACTCCCAGAGCGCACCATTGCCCGAACTCGATACCCCTCCTGAAGCAGCAGGCGAATCAAGTTTGCACCGACAAATCCCGTTCCTCCAGTCACAAAGGCAAGCACTGACATGGTTATCCTCTGTTCTCAGCCGACATTAAGAAAAGCATGAAAATATTTTGATAACTATACAATTCATTAGATTCGTTAAAGTTTTCTGTTAAACGGTATTCCCCTGCCACACTTTCAACAGGTATAGTTGCACTGACCCATTTGCTCGATCGTTGGTATCACTTTAAATCTATGGTGAATTTATGGGTGGTTGCGTTCCCCATCTGAAATCAATGGCAGGTGAGAGGTTCAGTGTTCACGGACACAGACAAAAGACCCACTTTACAAGGACAAATGCAGGGAGGTCATAATCAACCAATTTTCCCATCGGTACTTAGGCCCTACTGCATCAGCCCCCCAGAATGCTATCCGTATCGCTAGGATGAGACTCAAGCCAGTAAAACCATCCTGAATAGCCTGCCATCGTTGAACTGTCATATCGGGAGGTCTTGCCATAGAAAGTTGCTTCCATGCGGATATCAGCATGTTGACATCTGCTCTGTGGCCTCCAGTTTCCGCAACCTGATTTAGAGGAGTGAACTGATGAACTTTCGCAAAAATGCCCTGGAGATCCTGCAGGAGACGAGTCGTACTTTTTTTATTCCCATTAGTCGCCTACCTGAGGGTCTGCAAGAGGCAGTAGCATCTGCGTACCTGTGTATGCGGGCGATCGATGAGATCGAAGACCACCCCGATCTGGACAATGCGCTCAAAACCAGATTGTTGACAATCATCAGTCTGGAACTTCAGTCCGCAGGTGATGATTTTACTGCAGATCACCTGACCCGAGCCCTGGCTGACTATCGCCACTTGCTCCCAGAGGTATCTTATCGGGTTGGAGAATGGGCGCTTCTGGCTCCATCCAGTATTTCCCCCCGAATTTGGGATGCAACAGCCGCCATGGCAGACCGCATGGCTTACTGGGCCGCGATTAACTGGCAGGTACAAACTGAGGCTGATTTAGATCGCTATACCTTTAGTGTGGCCGGTGCAGTGGGGTTGATGCTGTCCGATCTGTGGGCCTGGTATGATGGCACCCGCACCGATCGATATCAGGCGATCGGCTTTGGTCGAGGTTTACAGGCTGTCAACATCCTCCGCAACCATCGGGAAGACATGACCCGAGGAGTCAACTTCTTCCCCGATGGCTGGAGCGCTGAAGATGTCCATGCCTATGCCCGACGCAACCTGTCTCTGGCAGATGCTTATGCTGCAGCCCTTCCGAAGGGACCGGCACTCGATTTTTGCCAGATCCCATTGATGCTGGCCCATGCCACCCTGGATTCCCTAATGCGGGGCGAGGAAAAACTCAGCCGCAGTACTGTTATTGCCTTAATTGAACAAATCACGGCAGCCTCTCGACCCGTACCCGCTGCTGCCGCCGAAGTGAGCATGGAGCGGTGAGATGAAAATTGGATCAACGGAACACAAAGAGCTATTCTGCAAAACTTTTCTAGACAGTCATCGGCAATTTGAGCCCGAACAGTTGCCCTGGCCAGAGATGGATGAGAAGTCATTGCAGCGGCTACTAAGTATTCCTTTTTGGGGAGAAGCAATTCGCATCGAACAGCGAGCCGGATTGATGGTCAGTGCATTTGCAGAAACCATTCAAGATCCGGTGATTCAGGAAGCCATCGCTCTCCAAGGGGTGGAGGAGGCTCGGCATGGACGATTGATCAAACACATGACCGATCGCTATCATTTACAGCCCATTGTCCACCCCCTCGCCCCCATTCCAGCAGACATCAAACCTGCATTCATCAAATTTGGCTACGGGGAATGTATCGATTCCTTCTTCGCCTTCGGACTCTTTGAGCTTGGGCGTCAATCCGGGTTCTTTCCGGAGAGCCTGTTGACCATCTTTGACCATGTGCTGGATGAGGAGGCTCGTCACATCAGCTTCTTCGTCAACTGGATTGCCTATGATCAGGTGGAACAAGGCCTGGGAACTCAACCCATCCCAGCCGCTCTGACCCTCTGGAATTATGGAAGAGCCCTGCTGAACCTGGTCAATTTAATCCGCAGCGCAGCTTCAACCGGCTCTGGCTCAGGGTTTACAGCAACTGGAGGAAATGTCATTGATGTTGATCTGACCCCTGAGAAATTCCTCTCGACCTGTTTAGTGGAAAATACTCGGCGGATGAGCAAATTTGACGATCGGCTCCTGCGGCCCCAACTTCTACCTTCGCTGGGACAGTCTGCCCTGAATGTCCTGAACCTGATACCGGGGCGCAGGCATTCAACCAGCCCTGAGCTCTCTCTCTAAATTGAGGTCGGGCATTGTTGATAAGCCAAATTGATGCAGGGGGCGAGATTATCTCTCGCCCCTTTTACAGTAATGGGCAATATTAAGCACCAAAATAGCGGATGATGGCGTCCGCAAACTCGGAACACTTGAGCGGGGGTTCCACGGGTGGTTCCATCAGGCGAGCCAGATCATAAGTGACTTCCCGGTTAGCAATAGCTGCCCCCAATCCTTTCTTGATCAGG from Leptolyngbya sp. 'hensonii' includes these protein-coding regions:
- the hpnH gene encoding adenosyl-hopene transferase HpnH gives rise to the protein MGIHWQQALEVGKYLVMQRLKGRTQFALTLMLEPLFRCNLACTGCGKIQHPVEILKQNLSPEDCFKAAEECGAPVVAIPGGEPLLHPQIDEIVRGLVERRKFVYLCTNGILLEKSLHKFQPSPYFSFSVHLDGLQELHDHCVDRKGVFETAVQAIKAAKAKGFRVTTNTTIFEGTDPKEIQALFDFLATLGVDGMMVSPGYSYEWAPDQDHFLKREQTRGLFREIMAPYRAGQKAWNFNHNPLFLDFLMGERDYECTPWGMPSYSVLGWQKPCYLLNEGHVNTYQELLDSTDWSQYGRASGNPHCADCMVHCGYEPTAAMDAMEPKNIGRSVGTLLGIGT
- the hpnA gene encoding hopanoid-associated sugar epimerase, coding for MSVLAFVTGGTGFVGANLIRLLLQEGYRVRAMVRSGSALHNLQGLDVALVQGNLNDSDLDGKMAGCQVLFHVAAHYSLWQADREMLYHHNVLGTRNVLAAAQRAGIARTIYTSSVAAIGVGAAGVPVDEAYQSPVDKLVGHYKKSKFLAEQEARQAVATGQEVVIVNPTTPIGPWDIKPTPTGDIILRFLRRQMPGYLHTGLNFIDVRDVAKGHLLALEKGRSGERYILGHQNLSLKAFLEALADLTGYPAPRYAIPPWLPLAAAWVDERLLAPLGKPPAVPLDGVRMAGQFMYYDASKAIDELGLPQTPLETALKDAVAWFVERGYVD
- a CDS encoding phytoene/squalene synthase family protein, with amino-acid sequence MNFRKNALEILQETSRTFFIPISRLPEGLQEAVASAYLCMRAIDEIEDHPDLDNALKTRLLTIISLELQSAGDDFTADHLTRALADYRHLLPEVSYRVGEWALLAPSSISPRIWDATAAMADRMAYWAAINWQVQTEADLDRYTFSVAGAVGLMLSDLWAWYDGTRTDRYQAIGFGRGLQAVNILRNHREDMTRGVNFFPDGWSAEDVHAYARRNLSLADAYAAALPKGPALDFCQIPLMLAHATLDSLMRGEEKLSRSTVIALIEQITAASRPVPAAAAEVSMER
- a CDS encoding ferritin-like domain-containing protein, coding for MKIGSTEHKELFCKTFLDSHRQFEPEQLPWPEMDEKSLQRLLSIPFWGEAIRIEQRAGLMVSAFAETIQDPVIQEAIALQGVEEARHGRLIKHMTDRYHLQPIVHPLAPIPADIKPAFIKFGYGECIDSFFAFGLFELGRQSGFFPESLLTIFDHVLDEEARHISFFVNWIAYDQVEQGLGTQPIPAALTLWNYGRALLNLVNLIRSAASTGSGSGFTATGGNVIDVDLTPEKFLSTCLVENTRRMSKFDDRLLRPQLLPSLGQSALNVLNLIPGRRHSTSPELSL